Proteins from a single region of Anthonomus grandis grandis chromosome 10, icAntGran1.3, whole genome shotgun sequence:
- the LOC126741463 gene encoding uncharacterized protein LOC126741463 isoform X1, translating into MVYTLRQRIEMIFIYGEQGRCARRTAEVFNNRNPNCNVSHRYILDVVAKFNETGSVGNKKRASRRVLNEDAQVEILGTFVAEPTNSLRTVARLTGMSHETVRRALQLHKYHPYKMQILQELHEDDFDRRIEFCEIMSNLINTRAIVRGCYTAATKN; encoded by the exons atggtatacacgcttaggcaaagaattgaaatgatttttatttatggcgagcaaggaagatgcgcaagaagaacggcagaagtttttaataatagaaatcctaattgtaatgtaagtcacagatacattttggacgtagtagctaaatttaatgaaacgggttcagttggaaacaaaaaaagggcaagtcggcgtgttttaaacgaagatgctcaagtagagattttgggaacattcgttgcagaacccaccaattctctccgtacagtagcacgtctaactggaatgtcacatgaaactgtacgacgagcattacagttacataaatatcatccgtacaagatgcaaattttacaggaacttcatgaggacgattttgataggagaatagagttttgcgaaattatgtccaacttaataaacactcgtgcaattgtg agagggtgctacacagcggccacaaaaaattaa
- the LOC126741463 gene encoding uncharacterized protein LOC126741463 isoform X2 has translation MVYTLRQRIEMIFIYGEQGRCARRTAEVFNNRNPNCNVSHRYILDVVAKFNETGSVGNKKRASRRVLNEDAQVEILGTFVAEPTNSLRTVARLTGMSHETELHEDDFDRRIEFCEIMSNLINTRAIVRGCYTAATKN, from the exons atggtatacacgcttaggcaaagaattgaaatgatttttatttatggcgagcaaggaagatgcgcaagaagaacggcagaagtttttaataatagaaatcctaattgtaatgtaagtcacagatacattttggacgtagtagctaaatttaatgaaacgggttcagttggaaacaaaaaaagggcaagtcggcgtgttttaaacgaagatgctcaagtagagattttgggaacattcgttgcagaacccaccaattctctccgtacagtagcacgtctaactggaatgtcacatgaaact gaacttcatgaggacgattttgataggagaatagagttttgcgaaattatgtccaacttaataaacactcgtgcaattgtg agagggtgctacacagcggccacaaaaaattaa